GTACACCTACTATTCCTGTCGTCCTCTCCACGAGTTTTATCATTACTACGCTGCGCAGAAATACTGAGTACTCCGTATAGCAATGTCCACTGCAGAGGTATTTATAGGTATATAGGCAGCAGAAGTAGCGTTATGTCTTGACGTAACAAGTCGTGCAATTGCTGCGAAACTCTACGAAATTCGGCGACATGCATGACCCTTGCTTTGGCTGTCTTGGAAATTACAAGTTTGTGTGTacaaaaaattttgatgtgatggaaaagttaaacgtttaaagaaaaactttagaactaaaTAAAGCGTTAGTTAAGGTAACACGACCAAGAAAATGACTGTTGTATCAATATGGCCCTGgttagattctaactttttttcttcaaacttttaatttttccgtcacatcgaacttttctatacaccaacttctaacttttccattacatcgtttcaattttttaaaatttttaattttaacgtggaactaaacacagcctttggcTGTATAAATATAATGTCATGGTTTATCCTGATTCGTGACAACTGAAGAAGGGCACGGAGCAACAGGCTGCGTGCGCCGCGGCTGTGCGCCCCGACCAGCCGGCACGTACCAGGCAACCTCCCACACCTGTGTCGATCCAGGCAGGCCGAGCGCGACAAGCGTCAATGCACCGCACGGCCGttcggcgcggcgcggccaaCCCAAAAACacacgcgccggcgccgccttccCGCCTCTGATCCGATCCGAGCACATGACCGGATTACTCCCCCCGTCTCTCTCCATCCACGCCCGCACGGCCGCACACCCACcgctccgtcatcgtcatcccgtcCACGACGcggtcccctcctcctcccgacgCTCTGCCGCCGGGTCGCCCACCTTCCCCCGTGGACCGCTCCGCTTCTGGtccagtactactactactgcccCGCGACTGGATTTCCCCCGTGCGACCCCACCTCCCCACGCTGCGGTACACAACAAAAACCGGCAACAGCTGCCTGCCACGGCCAACGGGCCAAGCCCGCAAACGATAAAAGAGAAGATTCTGACCGCTCTGATGAGCGAAACCCTCCCTCGTCTCCTCCCCACTCCACTCGCTCCCTCCCATCAGCGTTTCGCTCTCGTTTCGTTCGGTgttgccgcgcgcgcgcgcgcccgcatcATTGCGCCATCACTCTCTCGCTCGCGCTGGTCGCCCAACGCCACCGAACGCCATTATGGTGGGCGGATACTAGTAGCAGGaagggcggagcggaggggggagaggggagaggagtgtACGCTTGCGGCAGCGGTGTACGTTCGTACGTGCGGGCGTTGAGTGATGGGGTGCAAGGGGTCCAAGCTGGAGGACCAGGAGGCCGTCGCGCTgtgccgcggccgcgccgagctgctggccgccgccgtgcgccaccggTACGCGCTCGCCGACGCGCACGGGGCGCTCGCGGACTCGCTCCACTCGATGGCCGCGCCGctgcaccgcctcctcctcctccagctccaggCCTCCTCGCCGCAGCTCACGCTGCCTACGGCACGCAAGGGCGGTCGTCCgcggaccgccgccgccgccgccacgttgtCGCTTCCTCACGGCCGTTCGGCGCACCTCGACGACCTCGGGTCGCCGTCCGGATCCGAGACGGCCTCGCCGGCCGACTCGCCCCTCCGCGCATTCCCCGAGCAGCAGCTCCCCTACCCGCATTACGCGTACGGGTACGGGACGGGGCCCGCGTTCGCGTacccgccgcctccggcgagcTCCCTGCAGTTCTACTACGCGCGcagccgccctccgccgccgtcggtcggCGTCGCGCAGCGCGCGCCGGTGTCGACGGAGCGCGTGTACTACGGCTCGTTCGACCCGACCAGCGGTTACCCGCAGTATTACGCCAACGGCGGCGTGCCGGCCACAGCCGCGCCGCAGCGGATGGCGGCTCCCGCGCCTCCTCGTTCGCCGCCAAGGGAGAGCTCCTGGGCCTTCTTGAACGTGTTCGCGAACTACGAGCCGTACGACAACTATTACTACGACTCCACAGCCGCAGCGGCCTCTGCCGCGGCGTACACGCCGAGCAGGAGCTCGCGGGaggtgcgggaggaggagggcatcccggagctggaggaggacgaggacgactGCGTGTTCAAGGAGGTGGCCAGCGGCGGGTACTCGGCTGGGAGCGGCGGACACCGCAGCCGGCGCAGCTCGATTGGTAGCCTGAGCAGCGTCGCCGAGCAGGAGAACGCCGTCATTGACAATGACGTCGTAGCTAGCACCAGTGAGATATACCGGAGGCCACTGGCACACCGGAATGTCGCCATGCGCGCGCTAGCACAGGCAGCGCAGAGGGTCGCCGGCAACGGCGGCAATGTGGATGTTGCCGGGGAGATCAAGGCCCAGCTTGTTCGGGCAGCAGAAGCAACAAGGGAGCTCGCGCCATTGCTGGAGGTCGGGAAGCCGAGCTACCAAGAACACAGCCATGGTAAGCTACCACCTTTTCTATTCTTTTCTGTGCTGCATTATGTGCTGCATTATGTGACTTGCATTGTTAATTCTTTGGGGTTAGCTTCATCACGGCTGATGTCGTCAATCCCTGTGCCTAACTTGGGGTGCAAAGGCGTGGACTTGGTGGACATTAGAGGAGGAGGGGTAATGGTGGACTCGAAGAGCCTATCCTTGACACTGGAGAAGCTCTATTTCTGGGAGAGGAAGCTGTATGGTGAGGTCAAGGTATGCTCATCTTTGGGACATGATTTGGTGATTGATGATAATGTGCACCGAAATTAGGTGAAACCATAATGCTCGTACATATGCATTCTGTTTTGGTGTCAAACATATAGAGGTAATGCAGAACAAGTTACGACTCTGTTGCTCACAGTAGTGTCACTAGGTCCTCT
This window of the Oryza sativa Japonica Group chromosome 4, ASM3414082v1 genome carries:
- the LOC4336666 gene encoding protein ROLLING AND ERECT LEAF 2-like, translating into MGCKGSKLEDQEAVALCRGRAELLAAAVRHRYALADAHGALADSLHSMAAPLHRLLLLQLQASSPQLTLPTARKGGRPRTAAAAATLSLPHGRSAHLDDLGSPSGSETASPADSPLRAFPEQQLPYPHYAYGYGTGPAFAYPPPPASSLQFYYARSRPPPPSVGVAQRAPVSTERVYYGSFDPTSGYPQYYANGGVPATAAPQRMAAPAPPRSPPRESSWAFLNVFANYEPYDNYYYDSTAAAASAAAYTPSRSSREVREEEGIPELEEDEDDCVFKEVASGGYSAGSGGHRSRRSSIGSLSSVAEQENAVIDNDVVASTSEIYRRPLAHRNVAMRALAQAAQRVAGNGGNVDVAGEIKAQLVRAAEATRELAPLLEVGKPSYQEHSHASSRLMSSIPVPNLGCKGVDLVDIRGGGVMVDSKSLSLTLEKLYFWERKLYGEVKAEEKMRLLLAKNSKRLKLLDQRGAEAHKIDATRNLLRKLSTKIKIAVRVIAKVSTKINKVRDEELGPQVNALIQGFIKMWQYKLHSYHTQFQVISEAKNLVSVVSRENGPDLAMELELELIKWIINFSSWVNAHRNFVRALNGWLALCLNYETGETTYGEPPYSPGRIGAPLVFIICNRWSQAMDQISEKDVVNAMKALVSSVQHLWEQQNQEEGEERILAIRERERWMKMLEKKTLEVKREADELNKKLALVLRRQSLHQRPTMQTYEAHCVEASSVHINLRLVLQALENFAANSLQAFQEILRQSDS